The following proteins are co-located in the Rhodococcus opacus B4 genome:
- the entS gene encoding enterobactin transporter EntS, whose translation MAGLSRYAIDLTPLRTSREFRYIFIARTISIFGLGLLLVAVPLQVYDMTNSTLAVGAASIVVGSSVFIGTLFGGVIADRYDRRPVISLARAAAGVAFAILAVNAFLPTPQLWIIYLCGVIEGLAGGISATALMAVIPSLLPKDKMAAAGALMTVMADLGTVASPAIGGVIIAATSVGTNYVLAAVSSGITAYCIARLPSLPPPVKNTESPLRSIASGFTYAAKDSVVGGTLLVGFCAMMLTGWNVLLPAYASEVLHAGPAATGLLYSAPAVGALTGSLTSGWTGTARRGGLIVFLAAMIASAGLIGVGAVPMIAVTFLGLAAHGFGRVLGDILRYAVIQTETPEEYRGRVAGVWGAQISTGSAAGALVAGAVGAAVGPREAFLLYGAGGIVVLAVLAVALKGLRTYSSAAAEEDDLSAAAQ comes from the coding sequence ATGGCTGGATTATCGCGATACGCAATCGACTTGACGCCACTCCGGACGAGTCGCGAGTTCCGATACATCTTCATTGCCCGCACGATCTCCATCTTCGGTCTGGGTCTGCTCCTGGTGGCGGTGCCACTGCAGGTGTACGACATGACGAATTCCACACTGGCAGTGGGCGCGGCGAGCATCGTCGTGGGCTCCTCGGTGTTCATCGGCACCCTGTTCGGCGGCGTGATCGCCGACCGGTACGACCGCAGGCCGGTCATCTCGCTCGCCCGTGCCGCCGCGGGCGTGGCGTTCGCGATCCTCGCGGTCAACGCGTTCCTCCCCACACCCCAGTTGTGGATCATCTACCTGTGCGGCGTGATCGAGGGCCTCGCAGGCGGCATCTCCGCGACCGCACTGATGGCCGTGATCCCGTCGCTGCTGCCCAAGGACAAGATGGCCGCCGCCGGTGCCCTGATGACCGTGATGGCCGATCTCGGGACGGTCGCGTCACCTGCCATCGGCGGTGTGATCATCGCGGCGACGTCGGTGGGCACCAACTACGTTCTTGCCGCGGTGTCCTCGGGCATCACCGCGTACTGCATCGCCAGGCTGCCGTCGCTGCCGCCGCCGGTCAAGAACACCGAGAGCCCGCTGCGGTCGATCGCCAGTGGTTTCACGTACGCCGCCAAAGACTCCGTGGTCGGCGGGACGCTGCTGGTCGGCTTCTGCGCGATGATGCTGACCGGCTGGAACGTGCTGTTGCCCGCCTACGCGAGTGAGGTGCTCCACGCCGGGCCGGCCGCCACCGGACTGCTCTACAGTGCCCCCGCAGTCGGCGCCCTCACCGGGTCGCTCACGAGCGGCTGGACGGGAACCGCGCGTCGCGGCGGCCTGATCGTGTTCCTCGCGGCCATGATCGCGTCGGCCGGGCTGATCGGCGTCGGCGCGGTCCCGATGATCGCGGTCACGTTCCTCGGGCTCGCCGCACACGGGTTCGGACGTGTGCTCGGCGACATCCTCCGGTACGCGGTCATCCAGACCGAGACTCCCGAGGAATACCGCGGACGCGTCGCCGGTGTGTGGGGCGCCCAGATCTCCACCGGCTCGGCCGCCGGAGCGCTCGTCGCGGGCGCCGTCGGCGCGGCGGTGGGACCGCGGGAGGCGTTCCTCCTCTACGGGGCGGGCGGCATCGTGGTGCTGGCGGTTCTCGCGGTGGCCCTGAAGGGCTTGCGCACCTACAGCAGTGCCGCTGCCGAGGAGGACGACCTCTCGGCAGCGGCACAGTGA
- a CDS encoding phosphopantetheine-binding protein encodes MTVSSAPSTVPTRDRIRADVADVLDVPVADIDDTANLLDEGMDSVRVMALVERWRADGVQVDLVDLVGEPTLDAWFEVTAAR; translated from the coding sequence ATGACAGTGAGTTCCGCTCCCAGCACCGTTCCGACCCGCGACCGAATCCGCGCCGACGTCGCCGACGTCCTCGACGTCCCGGTCGCCGACATCGACGACACCGCGAACCTCCTCGACGAGGGAATGGACTCCGTGCGGGTCATGGCGCTGGTCGAACGGTGGCGGGCCGACGGTGTGCAGGTGGATCTCGTCGACCTCGTCGGCGAGCCGACACTCGACGCCTGGTTCGAGGTCACCGCGGCGCGATGA
- a CDS encoding DUF3533 domain-containing protein, with the protein MAHETSDTGKMSVLRTPRFWIAPVVLVSVVMSLLAALYMGGMLNPPEHLNHFPIALVDQDEGDTLPNSDPPQQQNFGNQIAAGLVEGVDPDKIELRQIGIAQAQSALDNGEIYGAIVIPSDFTKRTLILAQASVIPGDVERPVITIYTNPRAGTISANLVQNIGETAMDKANQTMGEQLTTQVTQQLQATAPDLQLSGASRLVLDDPIDVRVVAHNPLPDGTGFGLAAFYYALLIVLAGFTGATIASTLIDGMLGFTPTEVGPLYLHNEAVPISRFNTLLIKWAVMVALAMIVSGLYLWISSALGLPITDPLALWEYGAFAIAAVGITAMSVMAAFGNLGLLINLLVFVVLALPSSGGTIPLEAAPRLYTWLGEFEPMHQIYIGVRAIMFFGASGDAGLIHAVWMTLAGLLIGLVFGAVITRFYDRKGLHRRHKAQTEPEPVDAAGA; encoded by the coding sequence ATGGCACACGAAACCAGCGATACCGGCAAGATGAGCGTGCTGCGGACACCACGGTTCTGGATAGCTCCCGTGGTCCTCGTGTCCGTCGTCATGTCCCTGCTCGCCGCGCTGTACATGGGCGGCATGCTCAATCCCCCCGAGCACCTCAACCACTTCCCCATCGCCCTCGTCGATCAGGACGAGGGCGACACCCTGCCCAACTCCGATCCACCGCAGCAGCAGAACTTCGGCAACCAGATCGCCGCGGGTCTCGTCGAGGGCGTCGATCCGGACAAGATCGAACTGCGGCAGATCGGGATCGCGCAGGCCCAGTCCGCACTGGACAACGGGGAGATCTACGGCGCCATCGTCATACCGAGCGACTTCACGAAACGCACACTCATCCTCGCCCAGGCGAGTGTGATCCCCGGGGACGTCGAGCGGCCCGTCATCACCATCTACACGAACCCCCGCGCCGGCACGATCAGCGCGAACCTCGTCCAGAACATCGGTGAGACGGCGATGGACAAGGCCAACCAGACGATGGGCGAACAACTCACCACCCAGGTGACGCAGCAACTCCAGGCGACGGCGCCCGACCTCCAGCTGTCGGGGGCCAGCCGGCTGGTGCTCGACGACCCCATCGACGTGCGGGTCGTGGCCCACAATCCGCTGCCGGACGGCACCGGTTTCGGGCTGGCGGCGTTCTACTACGCGCTTCTGATCGTGCTGGCGGGATTCACCGGTGCGACCATCGCGAGCACCCTGATCGACGGCATGCTCGGATTCACCCCGACCGAGGTCGGGCCGTTGTACCTCCACAACGAGGCGGTCCCGATCTCCCGCTTCAACACCCTGCTGATCAAGTGGGCGGTGATGGTGGCGCTGGCGATGATCGTGTCGGGCCTGTATCTGTGGATCAGCTCCGCCCTGGGTCTGCCGATCACCGATCCGCTCGCGCTGTGGGAGTACGGCGCGTTCGCGATCGCCGCGGTCGGGATCACGGCGATGTCCGTGATGGCCGCGTTCGGCAATCTGGGCCTGCTCATCAACCTGCTGGTCTTCGTCGTGCTGGCGCTTCCCTCGTCCGGGGGCACGATCCCGCTCGAAGCGGCGCCGCGGCTGTACACCTGGCTCGGCGAGTTCGAACCGATGCACCAGATCTACATCGGGGTGCGGGCCATCATGTTCTTCGGCGCCTCGGGCGACGCAGGGCTCATCCACGCCGTATGGATGACCCTCGCAGGCCTGCTCATCGGCCTCGTCTTCGGTGCCGTCATCACCCGGTTCTACGACCGCAAGGGCCTGCACCGCCGCCACAAGGCACAGACCGAACCCGAACCGGTGGACGCCGCCGGGGCGTGA
- a CDS encoding bifunctional 3'-5' exonuclease/DNA polymerase, giving the protein MVLVPGAEGGATTVRTDPAGVPVESPRRHSDAVTAVRDLEAAEHPRWVWTSTAAVYPALLRAGVRVRRCHDLALTHAVLSMRDGVPAPPADEPVDERPGLFDTAPTADPAQVVTDFAEQRKTIGADAKLDLLVAAESAGALAAAEMGFDGLPFSTDSHRAFLEATLGPRPAGYDLPQRIQDVSVEIGAAFGRRINPASHVEVVDAFRREGIELASTRKHLLREVDHPAVPLLLHHRDLSKLFSTNGWQWLDSWVRDNRFRPVYVPGGVVSGRWASRGGGALQIPKPLRSSVIADPGHTFVIADAGQLEPRILAAMSGDTRMVAAAGADDLYAPVAAETFDGDRGKAKVAILGVLYGATAGEARSLLTLLRTRFPVAVEYVERAARAGERGEVVHSWLGRACPPPSPDFWSHGDARSRGRFTRNFVVQATASEWALCVLADLRRRLADEPDSELVFFQHDEVMVHTRNPESATRHVLGAVDVATRLLFGETRVRFPMDVAVRDCYAETSDEA; this is encoded by the coding sequence ATGGTCCTGGTTCCCGGCGCCGAGGGTGGCGCGACGACCGTTCGCACCGATCCCGCGGGAGTTCCGGTCGAGTCGCCGCGTCGGCACTCCGACGCCGTGACCGCGGTCCGCGACCTCGAGGCAGCCGAGCACCCCCGCTGGGTCTGGACGAGTACCGCCGCCGTCTATCCGGCGCTGCTGCGGGCCGGGGTGCGGGTGCGACGCTGCCACGACCTCGCGCTCACCCATGCCGTCCTCAGCATGCGCGACGGTGTTCCCGCGCCGCCGGCCGACGAACCCGTCGACGAACGTCCCGGCCTGTTCGACACCGCCCCCACCGCGGACCCGGCGCAGGTGGTCACCGACTTCGCGGAACAGCGGAAGACGATCGGAGCCGATGCGAAACTGGACCTCCTGGTCGCCGCCGAGTCCGCGGGAGCGCTGGCCGCGGCGGAGATGGGTTTCGACGGGTTGCCGTTCTCCACCGACTCCCACCGCGCCTTCCTCGAAGCGACGCTCGGGCCCCGGCCCGCCGGGTACGACCTCCCGCAGCGCATCCAGGACGTCTCCGTCGAGATCGGGGCGGCGTTCGGCCGTCGCATCAACCCGGCGTCCCACGTCGAGGTCGTCGACGCCTTCCGCCGCGAGGGCATCGAACTCGCGTCGACCCGCAAACATCTGCTGCGCGAGGTCGATCACCCCGCGGTCCCGCTGCTCCTGCACCACCGGGACCTGTCCAAGCTGTTCAGCACGAACGGCTGGCAGTGGCTGGACAGCTGGGTCCGCGACAACCGGTTCCGGCCCGTCTACGTCCCCGGCGGCGTGGTGTCGGGGCGGTGGGCGAGCCGCGGCGGCGGCGCACTGCAGATTCCGAAACCGCTGCGGTCGAGTGTGATCGCCGACCCGGGTCACACGTTCGTCATCGCCGACGCCGGCCAGCTCGAACCCCGCATCCTGGCTGCCATGTCGGGTGACACCCGCATGGTCGCCGCTGCGGGCGCCGACGACCTGTACGCACCGGTCGCGGCGGAGACGTTCGACGGCGACCGCGGCAAGGCCAAGGTCGCGATCCTCGGTGTGCTGTACGGCGCCACCGCAGGTGAGGCCCGTTCGCTGCTGACCCTGCTGCGCACCCGCTTTCCCGTCGCCGTCGAATACGTGGAGAGGGCGGCCCGCGCCGGTGAACGCGGCGAGGTCGTGCACTCGTGGCTCGGTCGCGCCTGCCCACCGCCGTCACCCGACTTCTGGTCCCACGGCGACGCGCGTTCCCGCGGCCGGTTCACCCGAAACTTCGTGGTGCAGGCCACGGCGTCCGAGTGGGCGCTGTGCGTGCTCGCCGATCTGCGGCGCCGCCTGGCCGACGAACCGGACAGCGAACTGGTCTTCTTCCAGCACGACGAGGTGATGGTGCACACCCGGAACCCGGAGTCCGCGACACGGCACGTTCTCGGCGCTGTCGACGTAGCCACCCGGTTGCTGTTCGGTGAGACGCGGGTGCGGTTTCCGATGGATGTGGCGGTGCGGGACTGCTACGCGGAAACCTCCGACGAGGCCTGA
- a CDS encoding MMPL family transporter — protein MTKLDSTDSSTSGEKSRRFRWPAFTIVAIAIVAFFAGGFGGSFQGKLTEVQKNDNAAYLSSSAESTIVTNESSKFLTVETIPGFVLFHSDAPLTDQDKAAVARARDAIAAVDGVDAEGMSQPQFSEDGTTASIFVPLVAKEDGTAVAGDVLAATEENVLTAAKDAATGLEVLPAGPGGLLVAFIDAFAGLDGALLGAALLVVVLILLVVYRSPVLWFFPLFSALLALGLASMVIYFLAKAEVLTLTGQSQGILFVLVIGAGTDYALLLISRYREELHFYPSRFDAMTKAWKESAPAITASAVTVILGLLCLTFSELNSNKSLGPVAAIGIACTYLVMMTFLPVALSAAGRWVFWPRKPKVDQAADLTTHGLWGKIAAQVGSKDRSLWIGTTVLLAVLFLVGIGSLKTDGLSSSENFTNRPDAVVGQELYDSKFDPGAGAPAVIVTNADQTDAVIAAVSGVEGVSSDPGAVCPQVDVEKLSALVKSNPAAVASAAGQGCAPDFLTAAPIDGRMVVNVTLADSYDSPEALETVHRLRDAAHAVPGADALVGGSTATTLDVQTASVHDRNLIIPIVLVVIFVVLSILLRALLTPIILIATVVLSFAATLGVCGLFFTHVFHFANADPAFPLFAFVFLVALGIDYNIFLMTRVREETEEHGTKSGVLRGLAVTGGVITSAGVVLAATFAVLGVLPLVFLAEVGFAVAFGVLLDTIIVRSILVPALSHDIGKKIWWPSALAKAKD, from the coding sequence ATGACGAAGTTGGATTCGACGGACTCGAGCACGAGCGGCGAGAAGTCGCGCCGCTTTCGCTGGCCTGCGTTCACGATCGTGGCCATCGCGATCGTCGCGTTCTTCGCGGGCGGATTCGGGGGGTCGTTCCAGGGGAAGCTCACCGAGGTCCAGAAGAACGACAACGCCGCCTACCTGTCGAGTTCCGCCGAATCGACGATCGTCACCAACGAATCGTCCAAGTTCCTCACCGTCGAGACCATCCCCGGTTTCGTGCTGTTCCACAGCGACGCACCGCTCACCGACCAGGACAAGGCCGCCGTCGCCCGGGCGCGCGACGCCATCGCGGCCGTCGACGGCGTCGACGCCGAAGGCATGTCCCAGCCGCAGTTCTCGGAGGACGGCACCACGGCGTCGATCTTCGTTCCCCTCGTCGCGAAGGAGGACGGCACAGCGGTCGCCGGCGACGTGCTCGCCGCCACCGAGGAGAATGTTCTCACCGCCGCGAAGGACGCGGCCACCGGGCTCGAGGTGCTCCCCGCCGGCCCCGGCGGTCTGCTGGTGGCGTTCATCGACGCGTTCGCCGGCCTGGACGGCGCGCTGCTGGGCGCCGCGCTGCTCGTGGTGGTCCTGATCCTGCTGGTGGTGTATCGCTCGCCGGTGCTGTGGTTCTTCCCGCTCTTCTCGGCGCTGCTCGCGCTCGGTCTGGCGTCGATGGTCATCTACTTCCTCGCCAAGGCCGAGGTGCTCACTCTCACCGGGCAGAGTCAGGGCATCCTGTTCGTCCTCGTGATCGGGGCCGGCACCGACTATGCCCTGCTGCTGATCTCCCGCTATCGGGAAGAACTGCACTTCTACCCCAGCCGGTTCGACGCCATGACCAAGGCCTGGAAGGAATCCGCCCCTGCCATCACGGCGTCGGCGGTCACCGTCATCCTCGGTCTGCTGTGCCTGACGTTCTCCGAACTGAACTCCAACAAGAGCCTCGGGCCGGTCGCCGCGATCGGCATCGCGTGCACGTACCTCGTGATGATGACGTTCCTGCCGGTGGCACTGTCCGCGGCGGGACGGTGGGTGTTCTGGCCGCGGAAACCCAAGGTGGATCAGGCCGCCGACCTCACCACGCACGGCCTGTGGGGCAAGATCGCCGCCCAGGTGGGAAGCAAGGACCGCTCCCTCTGGATCGGGACGACGGTGCTGCTGGCCGTGCTGTTCCTGGTCGGCATCGGCAGCCTGAAGACGGACGGGCTCTCCTCGTCGGAGAACTTCACCAACCGGCCTGACGCTGTCGTCGGTCAGGAGTTGTACGACTCCAAATTCGACCCGGGCGCCGGCGCGCCCGCCGTCATCGTCACCAACGCCGATCAGACGGACGCGGTCATCGCGGCCGTGAGCGGTGTCGAGGGAGTGTCGTCGGATCCCGGCGCGGTGTGCCCGCAGGTCGATGTCGAGAAGCTGTCCGCCCTCGTCAAGTCGAATCCAGCGGCGGTGGCTTCGGCGGCCGGGCAGGGATGCGCACCCGACTTCCTCACGGCCGCACCGATCGACGGACGAATGGTCGTCAACGTGACCCTCGCCGACTCGTACGATTCCCCGGAAGCCCTCGAGACGGTGCATCGACTGCGGGACGCGGCGCACGCCGTGCCCGGCGCCGATGCGCTGGTCGGTGGCAGCACCGCAACCACTCTCGATGTGCAGACGGCGTCGGTGCACGACCGGAACCTGATCATTCCGATCGTTCTCGTCGTCATCTTCGTCGTGCTGTCCATCCTGCTCCGCGCGTTGCTCACGCCGATCATCCTCATCGCCACCGTGGTCCTGTCGTTCGCGGCGACGCTCGGCGTGTGCGGGCTCTTCTTCACCCACGTCTTCCACTTCGCGAACGCGGATCCCGCGTTCCCGCTGTTCGCGTTCGTGTTCCTGGTTGCCCTCGGCATCGACTACAACATCTTCCTGATGACGCGGGTCCGCGAGGAAACCGAGGAACACGGCACCAAATCCGGTGTGCTGCGCGGACTGGCGGTGACCGGTGGGGTCATCACGTCGGCCGGTGTGGTGCTCGCCGCGACGTTCGCGGTGCTGGGTGTGCTGCCGCTGGTGTTCCTCGCCGAGGTCGGGTTCGCGGTCGCGTTCGGCGTGCTCCTCGACACGATCATCGTGCGCAGCATCCTCGTCCCGGCGCTCTCCCACGACATCGGCAAGAAGATCTGGTGGCCGTCGGCGCTGGCGAAGGCAAAGGACTAA
- a CDS encoding DNA-3-methyladenine glycosylase family protein, which yields MRVLLPYRGPFTHAPLWGALRAHTLSGLERHDPDGTHTRVVNGPHGPALVSVVVRPADGDVEADVTPADPDDVEALTATIRRWLDLDADPLPIDAALSRHPQLAALVAQRPGLRRLGSVDGFETAVLTVLGQQVSLAAARTFGSRLVAAYGRPVHDGFFAFPEPQTLAALAPEQLRSTLGLTGSRARTVLALAEAASNGLRLGADTDPAEFRAGLLALPGIGPWTADYLTVRVLGDPDAFTPDDLVLKRALGVRTGRQAAELAEAWRPWRAYALFHLWTDAAY from the coding sequence GTGAGAGTGCTGTTGCCCTACCGGGGTCCGTTCACCCATGCACCGCTGTGGGGTGCGCTCCGCGCGCACACCCTGTCCGGGCTCGAGCGGCACGACCCCGACGGAACCCACACCCGGGTGGTGAACGGACCGCACGGGCCCGCGCTGGTGTCCGTGGTCGTGCGCCCCGCCGACGGGGATGTCGAGGCGGATGTGACACCGGCGGATCCGGACGATGTCGAGGCGTTGACCGCCACGATCCGGCGGTGGCTCGACCTGGATGCGGATCCGCTGCCGATCGACGCCGCGTTGAGCCGCCACCCGCAGCTTGCTGCGCTGGTGGCGCAACGGCCGGGACTGCGGCGCCTGGGTAGCGTGGACGGGTTCGAGACAGCGGTCCTGACCGTTCTCGGACAACAGGTTTCGCTGGCCGCTGCCCGGACGTTCGGGAGCCGGCTCGTGGCCGCGTACGGCCGGCCCGTCCACGACGGCTTCTTCGCGTTCCCCGAACCGCAGACGCTGGCGGCGCTCGCACCCGAACAGTTGCGCTCGACTCTCGGTCTCACCGGGTCCCGGGCCAGGACGGTGCTCGCGCTCGCCGAGGCAGCGTCGAACGGACTGCGTCTCGGCGCGGACACCGATCCGGCCGAATTCCGGGCCGGTCTGCTCGCGCTGCCCGGTATCGGCCCGTGGACGGCGGACTATCTGACGGTGCGGGTACTGGGCGACCCGGACGCGTTCACCCCCGACGACCTCGTCCTCAAACGCGCGCTGGGGGTCAGGACCGGAAGGCAGGCAGCGGAACTCGCCGAGGCGTGGCGGCCCTGGCGGGCATACGCCCTGTTTCACCTGTGGACGGACGCAGCGTATTAG